A section of the Clostridium felsineum DSM 794 genome encodes:
- a CDS encoding DnaD domain-containing protein translates to MSTFMFKTKTNEVTPVSNIFIENYMTKARGEYVKVYLLGLKYCTSGEPGVNSSMMASKLHLLETDIINAWNYWNDENVVKLIPIDNKGNFNIQFLDLSEESPEDEKVDLLSELNNNSIKGMLQDIEKLLGRTLSPKEMSTYIGWQKEFDFSPELILLLIQYAVSKGKTNYRYIEKIALSWHDSKIKSIEDAQTYITKHEDKWIKIRKVLEYLGVKDAEIMKPQEQLLTKWLESFSFPLDVIFRACDICFERINKADFKYIDAILTNWFKAGIKTLKDVDTKDLKKPSFKKNQNNSFKSKDNFNNYEQRKYDYDDLEKKLLGWDSDDD, encoded by the coding sequence ATGAGCACTTTCATGTTTAAAACAAAGACAAACGAAGTAACACCTGTTAGTAATATATTTATAGAAAACTATATGACAAAAGCCAGAGGCGAATATGTAAAGGTATATCTATTAGGTTTAAAATACTGCACTTCAGGCGAACCAGGTGTCAATTCTTCAATGATGGCTTCAAAGCTTCATCTTTTAGAAACAGATATAATTAATGCTTGGAATTACTGGAATGATGAAAATGTAGTAAAACTTATCCCTATAGATAACAAAGGTAATTTTAATATTCAATTCCTTGATTTATCCGAAGAATCTCCTGAAGATGAAAAGGTAGATTTATTAAGTGAATTAAATAACAACTCCATAAAAGGAATGCTTCAAGACATAGAAAAATTACTAGGAAGAACTCTTTCACCAAAAGAGATGTCAACATACATAGGTTGGCAAAAAGAATTTGATTTTTCTCCAGAACTTATCCTTTTATTAATACAATATGCTGTATCAAAAGGTAAAACAAATTATAGGTATATTGAAAAAATAGCTCTTTCCTGGCATGACTCAAAAATAAAATCTATAGAGGACGCTCAAACATATATAACAAAGCATGAAGATAAATGGATAAAAATCCGAAAAGTTTTAGAGTATTTAGGTGTTAAGGATGCGGAAATTATGAAACCTCAAGAACAGCTTCTAACAAAATGGTTAGAGTCATTTAGTTTTCCTCTAGATGTTATCTTTAGAGCCTGTGATATATGCTTTGAGAGAATCAATAAAGCTGATTTCAAATATATAGATGCAATATTAACTAATTGGTTTAAAGCAGGAATCAAAACATTGAAGGATGTTGATACAAAAGATCTAAAAAAACCTTCATTTAAGAAAAATCAAAATAACAGCTTTAAAAGCAAAGATAATTTCAACAATTACGAGCAAAGGAAATATGATTATGACGATTTAGAAAAAAAATTATTAGGATGGGATAGTGACGATGATTAA
- a CDS encoding competence/damage-inducible protein A, translating into MKVEILCVGTELLLGDILNTNAQFLSKEFSSMGFSMYHQTVVGDNVERLKKEFELALGRADIIVTTGGLGPTKDDLTKETAAEFFNKKLIFDKNSYDKIVDYFNRVGRTISENNKKQAYFPEGCTILKNDHGTAPGCIIDENGKIVILLPGPPREIVPMFKNYVAPYLKKYQEGTIISKVLRVSGVGEGRAAEMLEGLIDNQTNPTIAPYAKDNEVTFRITAKAESEGRAEKLIEPIEKKVREILKDSVYGEGDTSLENVLGTMLIDKKLTIATAESCTGGLLAGKLINYPGISEVFMEGAVTYTNEAKIKRLGVKKETLDKHGAVSSETAAEMAEGIAKTAGTDIGIATTGIAGPGGGTEEKPVGLVYVGLYIKGKVMTKKLNVPGDRQRVRNTVVNNAIDWIRRSIM; encoded by the coding sequence ATGAAAGTTGAAATATTATGTGTTGGAACAGAACTATTACTAGGAGATATTTTAAATACTAATGCCCAATTTTTATCTAAAGAATTTAGTTCAATGGGATTTTCTATGTATCATCAGACAGTAGTAGGAGATAATGTAGAAAGATTGAAGAAAGAATTTGAACTTGCACTTGGCAGGGCAGATATTATTGTAACAACAGGAGGACTTGGACCAACAAAAGATGATTTGACAAAGGAAACAGCAGCTGAATTTTTTAATAAAAAGCTTATTTTTGATAAAAATTCTTATGATAAGATAGTTGATTATTTTAATAGAGTCGGAAGAACTATAAGTGAAAACAACAAAAAGCAGGCATATTTTCCTGAAGGATGTACAATTTTAAAGAATGATCATGGTACAGCACCAGGTTGTATAATTGATGAAAATGGAAAGATAGTTATTTTACTTCCAGGACCTCCAAGAGAAATTGTACCTATGTTTAAAAATTATGTAGCACCTTATCTTAAAAAATATCAAGAAGGAACTATTATATCAAAAGTTTTAAGGGTTTCTGGAGTTGGAGAAGGAAGAGCAGCTGAGATGCTTGAAGGTTTAATAGACAATCAAACTAACCCTACTATTGCACCATATGCTAAGGATAATGAGGTTACATTTAGAATAACAGCAAAGGCAGAAAGTGAAGGGAGAGCAGAAAAGCTTATAGAACCTATAGAAAAAAAGGTAAGAGAAATACTTAAGGATAGCGTGTATGGAGAAGGTGATACTTCCTTAGAGAATGTTCTTGGTACTATGCTTATAGATAAGAAGCTTACCATAGCTACTGCTGAATCTTGCACGGGAGGACTTTTAGCAGGAAAACTCATAAATTACCCTGGAATATCTGAAGTATTTATGGAAGGTGCGGTTACATATACTAATGAAGCGAAAATAAAGAGACTTGGAGTGAAAAAGGAAACATTAGACAAACATGGAGCTGTAAGCAGTGAAACAGCTGCAGAGATGGCAGAGGGGATAGCAAAAACAGCAGGAACAGATATAGGGATAGCAACAACCGGAATAGCAGGACCTGGAGGGGGAACAGAAGAAAAACCTGTAGGACTTGTGTATGTTGGTTTATATATAAAAGGAAAAGTTATGACAAAGAAATTAAATGTACCAGGGGATAGACAAAGAGTTAGGAATACTGTTGTAAATAATGCTATTGATTGGATTAGAAGAAGTATAATGTAA
- a CDS encoding ABC transporter ATP-binding protein yields the protein MIEVKNVSKTYKMGKEIVTALNNVNLKIDDGEFVAIVGPSGSGKSTLMHLVGGLDTPTIGSICVDNKDISKLKDKEMSKYRNRKIGFVFQAFNLENTQTALENVMMPLIFAGVNGGLRREKAKKALEMVGLKDKEKHRPSEMSGGQRQRVSIARALVNEPQIIFADEPTGNLDSKNGALIMKLLEDLNEKGYTIIMVTHNMEEAKKAKRVIRIKDGQVEEVEESEI from the coding sequence ATGATAGAAGTAAAAAACGTTTCTAAAACTTATAAAATGGGAAAGGAAATAGTGACAGCCTTAAATAATGTAAACCTAAAAATAGATGATGGGGAATTCGTTGCAATAGTTGGACCTTCTGGTTCTGGAAAATCTACGCTCATGCATCTTGTTGGGGGGTTAGATACCCCTACAATTGGAAGCATATGTGTAGACAATAAAGATATAAGTAAATTAAAAGACAAAGAAATGTCAAAGTATAGAAATAGGAAAATAGGATTTGTATTCCAAGCCTTTAATCTTGAAAATACTCAAACAGCATTAGAAAATGTAATGATGCCACTTATTTTTGCTGGAGTTAACGGAGGTTTAAGACGTGAAAAAGCTAAAAAAGCACTCGAAATGGTGGGCTTAAAAGATAAAGAAAAGCACAGACCAAGCGAAATGTCTGGAGGGCAAAGGCAGAGAGTTAGTATTGCAAGAGCGCTTGTAAATGAACCACAAATAATCTTCGCTGATGAACCTACAGGAAATCTTGATTCTAAAAATGGGGCGCTTATAATGAAGCTTTTGGAAGATTTGAACGAAAAAGGCTATACCATAATAATGGTAACACATAATATGGAAGAAGCTAAGAAGGCAAAAAGAGTTATTAGAATAAAAGATGGACAGGTTGAGGAGGTTGAGGAAAGTGAAATTTAG
- a CDS encoding ABC transporter permease has product MKFRDGFRMARKDLARRKGRTFWTSLAIAVGTMLIVTLVSLGVSGEKMAMGKVEDSPSLKLINVLNQKYFDVENYDSESYNADDMHKKIDVNTIRKIKKLPGIDNVTASIMVNVDNIKIDGKENKNINQVMGVYNNDNSFSNATIESVRKNNNNNKLVPIAFGRSLSASDKDAVVVGEKFLKAMGISDYKSVIGKEIDLTESKTENQNIKIAPLTVKGKVVGVISDKFESDNQIIGSLELTNKIKSYYSLQNAYVENNGYESIDVMAKNTVDTFGISKSIKNMGYYYVSYQDIVKRSQNSFKIMEAILAVLGIIVLFVAAIGIVNTMTMVIYERTKSIGIMKSMGANRSEIRSIFIIQAGVMGVLGGIMGLLFSAINVKIVQLALNAYFTSKNIKESLEVVMPLWLLVGTFAFSIVIAVISGMYPSGKASKMDPVTALNS; this is encoded by the coding sequence GTGAAATTTAGGGATGGTTTTAGAATGGCGAGAAAAGACCTTGCTAGAAGAAAAGGAAGAACTTTTTGGACATCTCTTGCCATAGCGGTAGGAACTATGCTTATAGTAACTTTAGTTAGCCTTGGAGTCTCAGGTGAAAAGATGGCAATGGGCAAAGTTGAAGATAGTCCATCATTAAAGCTCATAAATGTATTGAATCAAAAATACTTTGATGTGGAAAATTATGACTCAGAAAGCTATAATGCAGATGATATGCACAAAAAGATAGATGTGAATACAATAAGAAAAATAAAAAAATTGCCAGGAATAGATAATGTTACAGCAAGTATAATGGTCAATGTTGACAATATAAAAATAGATGGAAAAGAAAATAAAAATATAAATCAGGTTATGGGAGTATACAACAATGATAATTCATTCTCAAATGCAACAATAGAATCAGTTAGAAAAAATAACAACAATAACAAGCTTGTACCAATAGCTTTTGGAAGAAGCTTAAGCGCATCAGATAAGGATGCTGTAGTTGTTGGTGAAAAGTTTCTTAAGGCAATGGGAATAAGTGATTATAAATCTGTTATTGGAAAAGAAATAGATTTAACTGAGAGTAAAACTGAAAATCAAAATATAAAAATAGCACCACTTACAGTTAAAGGTAAAGTTGTTGGAGTTATAAGTGATAAATTTGAATCAGATAATCAAATAATAGGCTCACTAGAGCTTACAAATAAAATAAAAAGTTACTATTCTTTGCAGAACGCTTATGTAGAAAATAATGGTTATGAATCAATAGATGTGATGGCTAAAAATACTGTAGACACATTTGGAATATCTAAATCAATAAAGAACATGGGATATTATTATGTAAGCTATCAGGATATTGTTAAGAGAAGTCAAAACTCATTTAAGATAATGGAAGCAATACTTGCAGTTTTAGGTATTATAGTACTTTTTGTTGCAGCTATAGGAATTGTTAATACTATGACTATGGTTATATATGAAAGAACTAAATCAATAGGAATAATGAAATCTATGGGAGCAAATAGAAGTGAAATTAGAAGCATATTTATAATTCAGGCTGGAGTAATGGGAGTTTTAGGAGGAATAATGGGACTTTTATTTAGTGCTATAAATGTTAAGATAGTTCAGTTGGCGTTGAATGCCTATTTTACAAGTAAGAATATAAAGGAATCATTAGAAGTGGTAATGCCTTTGTGGCTTCTTGTTGGAACTTTTGCTTTTTCTATTGTTATAGCAGTGATATCTGGAATGTATCCATCAGGAAAAGCTTCGAAAATGGATCCAGTAACTGCTTTGAATTCTTAA
- a CDS encoding ABC transporter permease, which translates to MKLSDCIKMAFSDLNKRKFRTVLTSLGISIGTLLVILLGGFGQGVQKISMDQMKQMDTMRLIRVEPFEHVNQKANSNSAPSAKNKKIDQSTLNKLKKIRNVSGVQAYINTQVSQIKVGNKTAQKVSFEGYNLDFNVFSNANENQIKMDKEKSKKFGYKPIIAGENLKKSEENSVLVGKGLVKKLGIENDKNIVGKEIEITVELPKMEGIQEKAPLVIKAKVAGVVNKLYENGGIEVTGSDSMAAKVQEYYMDSKDYINEKGYDMAIVEAKDMNSVSGVSGQIKKLNYTYNSNDNYANQMNNMYLIFKMLLIAAGVVVLLVASIGVINTMTMAVHEKTKMIGIMKAEGASRKNIKRMFIVQSGSLGFLGAILGTVVAVIAGEIINKLLILYKVKGIEEGMKMVDIRASIIIFTILFTVIVSMLAGFVPARKAAKLDPIESLRFE; encoded by the coding sequence ATGAAACTATCAGATTGCATAAAAATGGCGTTTAGTGATTTAAATAAAAGAAAATTTCGTACAGTGCTTACTTCGCTTGGAATATCAATAGGAACTCTTTTGGTAATACTTCTAGGAGGATTCGGACAAGGGGTTCAAAAAATAAGTATGGATCAAATGAAGCAAATGGATACTATGAGATTAATACGAGTTGAGCCTTTCGAACATGTTAATCAAAAAGCTAACAGTAATTCTGCACCAAGTGCAAAGAATAAAAAAATAGATCAAAGTACCCTTAATAAATTAAAAAAAATAAGGAATGTTTCTGGAGTGCAGGCATATATAAATACACAGGTATCACAAATTAAAGTAGGAAATAAAACTGCACAAAAGGTAAGTTTTGAAGGATATAATTTGGATTTTAATGTATTCAGCAATGCTAATGAAAATCAAATTAAAATGGATAAGGAAAAATCAAAAAAATTCGGATACAAACCGATTATAGCAGGAGAAAATTTGAAGAAATCTGAAGAAAATTCAGTGCTAGTTGGTAAGGGACTTGTAAAAAAATTAGGCATAGAAAATGATAAAAATATAGTCGGAAAAGAAATTGAAATTACAGTCGAATTGCCTAAAATGGAAGGAATTCAGGAAAAAGCTCCTCTTGTAATTAAAGCTAAAGTTGCAGGGGTTGTAAATAAGCTTTATGAAAATGGAGGTATTGAAGTTACAGGAAGCGATAGTATGGCTGCTAAAGTTCAAGAATACTATATGGATAGTAAGGATTATATAAATGAAAAAGGTTATGATATGGCAATTGTAGAAGCAAAAGATATGAATTCAGTGTCAGGTGTATCGGGTCAAATAAAAAAACTAAATTATACGTATAATTCAAATGATAATTATGCAAATCAGATGAATAATATGTACTTAATATTTAAAATGCTTCTCATTGCAGCAGGGGTAGTTGTTCTTTTAGTGGCATCTATTGGAGTTATAAATACCATGACAATGGCAGTACATGAAAAAACTAAGATGATCGGAATAATGAAGGCAGAAGGAGCATCAAGAAAAAACATAAAAAGAATGTTTATAGTACAATCAGGAAGTTTGGGATTTTTGGGAGCAATTTTAGGAACGGTGGTTGCTGTAATTGCAGGCGAAATTATAAATAAATTACTGATTTTATACAAAGTAAAAGGAATCGAAGAAGGTATGAAAATGGTAGATATAAGAGCATCTATAATAATATTTACGATTTTATTTACTGTTATTGTTTCAATGCTAGCAGGATTTGTGCCTGCAAGAAAGGCTGCTAAACTAGATCCTATAGAATCTTTA